Proteins from a genomic interval of Musa acuminata AAA Group cultivar baxijiao chromosome BXJ1-9, Cavendish_Baxijiao_AAA, whole genome shotgun sequence:
- the LOC135592814 gene encoding histidinol dehydrogenase, chloroplastic-like isoform X1, translating to MDSTILSFPRTNRFVGTRIIDHSLGLCALNLSRYNICYLPKGLKGRIVRSAMKSYKLSELTHTEVDSLKARPRIDFSSIFSVVNPIVDDVRCRGDAAVIDYTAKFDKVVLDKVVELVSDLPVPELDPAVRKAFDVAYANIYAFHDAQRVPEKDIENMTGVRCKRIARCISAVGLYVPGGTAVLPSTALMLSVPAHIAGCKTIVLATPPSRDGSICKEVLYCAKKAGVTHILKAGGAQAVSAMAWGTPSCPKVEKIFGPGNQYVTAAKMILQNSEAMVSIDMPAGPSEVLVIADKHANPVHVAADLLSQAEHGPDSQVVLVVAGDGVDIDAIQAEVSNQCASLPRGEYASKALSHSFVVFARDMVEAISFSNLYAPEHLIINVKDAERWEGLIENAGSVFLGQWTPESVGDYASGTNHVLPTYGYARMYSGVSLNSFLKYITVQSLTEEGLKNIGPHVAKMAEVEGLEAHKRAVTLRLQEIEAALPA from the exons ATGGACAGTACAATTTTATCTTTTCCAAGGACTAACAGATTTGTTGGCACTCGTATCATTGACCATTCCCTGGGACTTTGTGCTCTTAATTTATCAAGATATAACATATGCTATTTGCCTAAAG GATTGAAAGGTCGAATTGTTAGGAGTGCAATGAAATCTTATAAGCTTTCTGAGCTTACTCATACTGAAGTTGATTCTCTCAAGGCTCGCCCTCGTATTGATTTCTCATCCATTTTTAGTGTG GTAAACCCAATCGTGGATGATGTACGGTGCAGAGGAGATGCTGCAGTAATAGA TTATACGGCAAAATTTGACAAAGTTGTACTTGACAAAGTAGTTGAGCTAGTTTCTGATCTTCCGGTTCCAGAG CTTGATCCAGCTGTAAGGAAAGCATTTGATGTGGCATATGCCAATAtttatgcttttcatgatgctcaAAGGGTTCCTGAGAAGGATATTGAGAATATGACA GGAGTTCGGTGCAAAAGGATAGCAAGGTGCATCAGCGCTGTAGGGCTTTATGTTCCAGGGGGTACTGCAGTCTTACCCTCAACTGCTCTCATGCTTTCAGTG CCTGCACATATTGCCGGGTGCAAAACTATTGTTCTTGCAACTCCGCCAAGTCGTGATGGTAGCATTTGCAAG GAAGTACTTTATTGTGCCAAGAAAGCCGGTGTAACTCACATTCTAAAAGCTGGGGGAGCTCAG GCAGTCTCAGCAATGGCTTGGGGAACTCCATCTTGCCCAAAG GTTGAAAAAATTTTTGGCCCAGGAAATCAATATGTTACTGCTGCGAAAATGATTCTCCAG AACAGTGAAGCAATGGTTTCCATTGACATGCCTGCTGGCCCTTCAGAGGTTCTGGTCATTGCTGACAAGCATGCCAATCCTGTTCATGTAGCTGCAGATCTCCTCTCTCAG GCAGAACATGGTCCAGATAGTCAGGTGGTTCTTGTCGTTGCCGGAGATGGAGTGGATATTGATGCTATCCAGGCTGAAGTTAGCAACCAATGTGCTAGCCTTCCCAGAGGAGAGTATGCTTCAAAAGCACTGAGTCATAGCTTTGTTGTGTTTGCCAGAGACATGGTTGAG GCAATTTCCTTCTCGAACTTGTATGCACCTGAGCATTTGATCATCAACGTCAAGGACGCGGAAAGGTGGGAGGGTCTCATTGAGAATGCTG GCTCAGTCTTTTTAGGACAATGGACGCCGGAGAGCGTTGGTGATTATGCTAGCGGCACCAACCATGTCCTTCCCACATACGGATATGCAAGAATGTACAGTGGGGTGTCACTAAACTCATTTCTCAAATACATAACTGTGCAGTCCTTAACCGAGGAAGGTCTCAAAAACATTGGACCGCATGTGGCAAAGATGGCAGAAGTGGAAGGGCTGGAGGCTCACAAGAGAGCTGTTACCCTTCGGCTGCAGGAAATCGAAGCTGCCCTACCTGCTTAG
- the LOC135592814 gene encoding histidinol dehydrogenase, chloroplastic-like isoform X3 encodes MDSTILSFPRTNRFVGTRIIDHSLGLCALNLSRYNICYLPKGLKGRIVRSAMKSYKLSELTHTEVDSLKARPRIDFSSIFSVVNPIVDDVRCRGDAAVIDYTAKFDKVVLDKVVELVSDLPVPELDPAVRKAFDVAYANIYAFHDAQRVPEKDIENMTGVRCKRIARCISAVGLYVPGGTAVLPSTALMLSVPAHIAGCKTIVLATPPSRDGSICKNSEAMVSIDMPAGPSEVLVIADKHANPVHVAADLLSQAEHGPDSQVVLVVAGDGVDIDAIQAEVSNQCASLPRGEYASKALSHSFVVFARDMVEAISFSNLYAPEHLIINVKDAERWEGLIENAGSVFLGQWTPESVGDYASGTNHVLPTYGYARMYSGVSLNSFLKYITVQSLTEEGLKNIGPHVAKMAEVEGLEAHKRAVTLRLQEIEAALPA; translated from the exons ATGGACAGTACAATTTTATCTTTTCCAAGGACTAACAGATTTGTTGGCACTCGTATCATTGACCATTCCCTGGGACTTTGTGCTCTTAATTTATCAAGATATAACATATGCTATTTGCCTAAAG GATTGAAAGGTCGAATTGTTAGGAGTGCAATGAAATCTTATAAGCTTTCTGAGCTTACTCATACTGAAGTTGATTCTCTCAAGGCTCGCCCTCGTATTGATTTCTCATCCATTTTTAGTGTG GTAAACCCAATCGTGGATGATGTACGGTGCAGAGGAGATGCTGCAGTAATAGA TTATACGGCAAAATTTGACAAAGTTGTACTTGACAAAGTAGTTGAGCTAGTTTCTGATCTTCCGGTTCCAGAG CTTGATCCAGCTGTAAGGAAAGCATTTGATGTGGCATATGCCAATAtttatgcttttcatgatgctcaAAGGGTTCCTGAGAAGGATATTGAGAATATGACA GGAGTTCGGTGCAAAAGGATAGCAAGGTGCATCAGCGCTGTAGGGCTTTATGTTCCAGGGGGTACTGCAGTCTTACCCTCAACTGCTCTCATGCTTTCAGTG CCTGCACATATTGCCGGGTGCAAAACTATTGTTCTTGCAACTCCGCCAAGTCGTGATGGTAGCATTTGCAAG AACAGTGAAGCAATGGTTTCCATTGACATGCCTGCTGGCCCTTCAGAGGTTCTGGTCATTGCTGACAAGCATGCCAATCCTGTTCATGTAGCTGCAGATCTCCTCTCTCAG GCAGAACATGGTCCAGATAGTCAGGTGGTTCTTGTCGTTGCCGGAGATGGAGTGGATATTGATGCTATCCAGGCTGAAGTTAGCAACCAATGTGCTAGCCTTCCCAGAGGAGAGTATGCTTCAAAAGCACTGAGTCATAGCTTTGTTGTGTTTGCCAGAGACATGGTTGAG GCAATTTCCTTCTCGAACTTGTATGCACCTGAGCATTTGATCATCAACGTCAAGGACGCGGAAAGGTGGGAGGGTCTCATTGAGAATGCTG GCTCAGTCTTTTTAGGACAATGGACGCCGGAGAGCGTTGGTGATTATGCTAGCGGCACCAACCATGTCCTTCCCACATACGGATATGCAAGAATGTACAGTGGGGTGTCACTAAACTCATTTCTCAAATACATAACTGTGCAGTCCTTAACCGAGGAAGGTCTCAAAAACATTGGACCGCATGTGGCAAAGATGGCAGAAGTGGAAGGGCTGGAGGCTCACAAGAGAGCTGTTACCCTTCGGCTGCAGGAAATCGAAGCTGCCCTACCTGCTTAG
- the LOC135592814 gene encoding histidinol dehydrogenase, chloroplastic-like isoform X2, with protein MKSYKLSELTHTEVDSLKARPRIDFSSIFSVVNPIVDDVRCRGDAAVIDYTAKFDKVVLDKVVELVSDLPVPELDPAVRKAFDVAYANIYAFHDAQRVPEKDIENMTGVRCKRIARCISAVGLYVPGGTAVLPSTALMLSVPAHIAGCKTIVLATPPSRDGSICKEVLYCAKKAGVTHILKAGGAQAVSAMAWGTPSCPKVEKIFGPGNQYVTAAKMILQNSEAMVSIDMPAGPSEVLVIADKHANPVHVAADLLSQAEHGPDSQVVLVVAGDGVDIDAIQAEVSNQCASLPRGEYASKALSHSFVVFARDMVEAISFSNLYAPEHLIINVKDAERWEGLIENAGSVFLGQWTPESVGDYASGTNHVLPTYGYARMYSGVSLNSFLKYITVQSLTEEGLKNIGPHVAKMAEVEGLEAHKRAVTLRLQEIEAALPA; from the exons ATGAAATCTTATAAGCTTTCTGAGCTTACTCATACTGAAGTTGATTCTCTCAAGGCTCGCCCTCGTATTGATTTCTCATCCATTTTTAGTGTG GTAAACCCAATCGTGGATGATGTACGGTGCAGAGGAGATGCTGCAGTAATAGA TTATACGGCAAAATTTGACAAAGTTGTACTTGACAAAGTAGTTGAGCTAGTTTCTGATCTTCCGGTTCCAGAG CTTGATCCAGCTGTAAGGAAAGCATTTGATGTGGCATATGCCAATAtttatgcttttcatgatgctcaAAGGGTTCCTGAGAAGGATATTGAGAATATGACA GGAGTTCGGTGCAAAAGGATAGCAAGGTGCATCAGCGCTGTAGGGCTTTATGTTCCAGGGGGTACTGCAGTCTTACCCTCAACTGCTCTCATGCTTTCAGTG CCTGCACATATTGCCGGGTGCAAAACTATTGTTCTTGCAACTCCGCCAAGTCGTGATGGTAGCATTTGCAAG GAAGTACTTTATTGTGCCAAGAAAGCCGGTGTAACTCACATTCTAAAAGCTGGGGGAGCTCAG GCAGTCTCAGCAATGGCTTGGGGAACTCCATCTTGCCCAAAG GTTGAAAAAATTTTTGGCCCAGGAAATCAATATGTTACTGCTGCGAAAATGATTCTCCAG AACAGTGAAGCAATGGTTTCCATTGACATGCCTGCTGGCCCTTCAGAGGTTCTGGTCATTGCTGACAAGCATGCCAATCCTGTTCATGTAGCTGCAGATCTCCTCTCTCAG GCAGAACATGGTCCAGATAGTCAGGTGGTTCTTGTCGTTGCCGGAGATGGAGTGGATATTGATGCTATCCAGGCTGAAGTTAGCAACCAATGTGCTAGCCTTCCCAGAGGAGAGTATGCTTCAAAAGCACTGAGTCATAGCTTTGTTGTGTTTGCCAGAGACATGGTTGAG GCAATTTCCTTCTCGAACTTGTATGCACCTGAGCATTTGATCATCAACGTCAAGGACGCGGAAAGGTGGGAGGGTCTCATTGAGAATGCTG GCTCAGTCTTTTTAGGACAATGGACGCCGGAGAGCGTTGGTGATTATGCTAGCGGCACCAACCATGTCCTTCCCACATACGGATATGCAAGAATGTACAGTGGGGTGTCACTAAACTCATTTCTCAAATACATAACTGTGCAGTCCTTAACCGAGGAAGGTCTCAAAAACATTGGACCGCATGTGGCAAAGATGGCAGAAGTGGAAGGGCTGGAGGCTCACAAGAGAGCTGTTACCCTTCGGCTGCAGGAAATCGAAGCTGCCCTACCTGCTTAG